One Gadus morhua chromosome 1, gadMor3.0, whole genome shotgun sequence DNA segment encodes these proteins:
- the irx7 gene encoding iroquois homeobox 7 — MPAQPGFVNILERNINMSTGYQIPFLGCPSGLQSSPHSLGAMSARIPLAYSGLQGYNFIPYPHHRHIAHMNAAFDLKAASPYHHALLARGGPFYSPYRPGPTEDPSRIAKVATRESTSALKAWLNEHLKNPYPTKGEKIMLAIITKMSLTQVSTWFANARRRLKKENRVSWASKGKSDEEEEEEDEEHDGDSDGDEGPLRTCRLEDQEERGVRSVDEDANEEAGHVYCSSSSLHDNSDVQQKVDTTRKDNEVALVHKGDSDTEQTSAPLEREDIIACQKPKIWSLAETATCETVKKAVDTTHRFHGADVGLLWADWAARNGFYIPLMYSNPGRL, encoded by the exons ATGCCCGCCCAACCTGGATTTGTCAATATTTTGGAAAGAAACATTAACATGTCAACTGGATACCAGATACCGTTCTTGGGATGCCCGTCAGGCTTACAGTCATCACCCCACTCGCTGGGAGCGATGTCGGCCAGGATTCCACTCGCGTATTCGGGACTACAAGGATACAACTTCATTCCCTACCCTCACCATAGACACATTGCTCACATg AACGCTGCGTTCGATCTGAAGGCAGCTTCCCCGTATCACCACGCACTCCTAGCCCGAGGGGGGCCATTCTACTCCCCCTACCGACCGGGGCCCACCGAGGACCCCAGCAGGATCGCCAAGGTGGCTACCCGGGAGAGCACCAGCGCGCTGAAGGCCTGGCTCAACGAGCACCTGAAGAACCCCTACCCCACCAAGGGCGAGAAGATCATGCTGGCAATCATCACCAAGATGAGCCTCACGCAGGTGTCCACGTGGTTTGCCAACGCGAGACGAAGGCTGAAGAAGGAGAACCGAGTGAGTTGGGCCTCTAAAGGAAAatcagacgaggaggaggaggaggaggacgaagagcaCGATGGAGATAGTGATGGAGACGAGGGTCCTCTACGGACATGTCGtctggaggaccaggaggagaggggcgtCCGATCTGTGGACGAGGACGCGAACGAGGAAGCCGGACACGTGTACTGCAGTTCCAGCTCTCTGCACGATAATTCAGATGTTCAACAGAAAGTCGACACGACGCGTAAAGACAACGAAGTCGCACTTGTGCACAAAGGTGATAGTGATACGGAGCAGACATCCGCTCCTTTGGAGAGGGAAGACATTATCGCCTGCCAAAAACCTAAGATCTGGTCCCTGGCAGAAACGGCCACTTGTGAAACAGTGAAGAAGGCTGTGGACACCACGCACCGGTTCCATGGGGCAGATGTGGGCCTCCTCTGGGCGGACTGGGCCGCGAGGAACGGGTTTTACATCCCGCTTATGTATTCCAATCCTGGGAGATTGTAA